One genomic window of Haloferax mediterranei ATCC 33500 includes the following:
- a CDS encoding inorganic phosphate transporter — translation MFVGFNIGGSSTGVAFGPAVGSDVLGKLPAAALMTGFALLGGWTLGREVVDKMGGEIVPQSEFTLVASVTVLFFVGLALLVSNTFGVPASTSMTAVGAIAGLGLAHGSLDSGVMLEIISWWIVAPVIAFWVCAVIGRYVYPYLDAWLKLDRSPGPLVELDRNGGIPQLRLGPNTTHREFGSTVLVVAVACYMAFSAGASNVANAVAPLVGNGSVEMNTGILLAGGAIGLGAFTIARRTLDTVGNDLTQLPILAALIVETVSASLISFLSAIGIPASLAVSATMCIVGLGWGRATRTVTLGEALSGSESPQVSVNALAAEREDEVPKMGEEAPDELSAQDLFDPGTTGRVIFFWMLTPSLSAITSYALFSSGVI, via the coding sequence GTGTTCGTCGGATTCAACATTGGTGGGTCGTCCACGGGGGTCGCCTTCGGCCCGGCAGTCGGGAGCGACGTGCTCGGGAAACTCCCCGCGGCGGCGTTGATGACGGGCTTCGCCCTGCTCGGCGGGTGGACCTTGGGGCGGGAAGTCGTCGACAAGATGGGCGGTGAAATCGTCCCGCAGAGCGAGTTTACGCTCGTGGCGAGCGTCACCGTCCTCTTCTTCGTCGGTCTGGCGCTCCTCGTCTCAAACACCTTCGGCGTCCCGGCTTCCACGTCGATGACGGCCGTGGGGGCTATCGCCGGTCTCGGCCTCGCCCACGGGTCGCTCGACTCCGGCGTGATGCTCGAAATCATCTCGTGGTGGATTGTCGCGCCCGTCATCGCCTTTTGGGTCTGTGCGGTCATTGGTCGCTATGTCTACCCCTACCTCGACGCGTGGCTCAAACTCGACCGGAGTCCCGGCCCGCTCGTGGAACTCGACCGAAACGGTGGCATTCCACAGTTGCGGCTCGGGCCGAACACGACCCACCGCGAGTTTGGGAGTACCGTCCTCGTTGTCGCTGTCGCCTGTTACATGGCGTTTTCGGCGGGAGCCTCGAACGTCGCCAACGCAGTTGCCCCGCTCGTCGGCAACGGCTCGGTCGAGATGAACACGGGAATTCTTCTCGCTGGCGGTGCAATCGGACTCGGTGCGTTCACTATCGCCCGACGGACGCTCGACACCGTCGGCAACGACCTCACCCAACTGCCTATCCTCGCGGCGCTTATCGTCGAAACAGTGAGTGCATCACTCATCTCGTTTCTCTCCGCAATCGGCATCCCGGCGAGTCTCGCAGTGAGCGCCACCATGTGCATCGTCGGACTCGGTTGGGGCCGTGCAACCCGGACTGTCACCCTCGGTGAGGCACTGAGTGGCAGTGAATCGCCGCAGGTATCAGTCAACGCGCTCGCCGCCGAACGCGAAGACGAGGTTCCGAAGATGGGCGAAGAAGCACCCGACGAACTCTCCGCACAGGACCTGTTCGACCCCGGAACGACCGGGCGCGTCATCTTCTTCTGGATGCTTACGCCTTCGCTCTCAGCGATTACTTCGTACGCGCTGTTCTCTTCGGGCGTTATCTAG
- a CDS encoding DNA methyltransferase: MDSEELTQGLSQPSRDPEQEDDADQNDMSLLNFRLEDTPGTNEPVDIPNYPIKAITQVDEHGNEYTDHAPEIDFRALESTLTKTDILTHAIHKHPAIFIPQIPRHIIRTYTTELNAEGKRPVVMDPFNGSGTTGVESKIAGRDYLGVEINPLSKLVSEVATTPIPYNVLKNVRSDIIDRLDECPTEYYEDYDVEFLDQTGKHHWFEDQAIDGLTTIRKVITEYLRSDHDWQRGLEVRERKAISDLGLTDEDLNERVSRWLVLMIANTVFEVSNADPGVSKAHKSKRMREKIDNGEHPPDAITEYKKHLKKSEARLIDLWNEVYRTNAPGGTDDRTTVVVNDAENSTLHRFSNEWVELEENNAHQATTDIKLADARSFSFPKYKNGVDLAITSPPYINAMNYFRGTKLRIFWIHDLIEEITNLDATKLRKSIIGTNSVSISDVDRELPVLLRDEWKGTEAEYDATSLPMLDTHIEEIHGGDLTEATSRAYTTWKFFAEDMLKSLTRVYEHLKPGGLFFFIVGENTISGRRIQNHRFIADIAQNLGKFKTQDGHLQEDEGYNLVEMGWDKITNRDLFQGRSHGYGVIEHEWVVILQKPGE; the protein is encoded by the coding sequence ATGGATAGCGAAGAGCTGACTCAGGGCCTATCACAACCTTCTCGTGACCCTGAGCAAGAGGATGATGCAGACCAAAACGATATGTCTCTCCTAAACTTTCGTCTCGAGGACACCCCAGGGACCAACGAACCAGTCGACATCCCTAACTACCCAATCAAAGCGATCACGCAAGTAGACGAACACGGAAACGAATATACAGACCACGCACCAGAGATCGACTTCAGGGCACTGGAGAGCACTCTTACAAAGACCGACATTCTCACGCACGCAATCCACAAGCACCCCGCAATCTTCATCCCGCAAATACCACGCCACATCATCCGGACCTACACGACAGAACTCAATGCTGAAGGGAAGCGCCCGGTCGTGATGGACCCGTTCAACGGAAGTGGTACTACAGGCGTCGAATCCAAAATCGCCGGTAGAGACTACCTCGGGGTCGAAATCAACCCGCTCTCAAAATTGGTGAGTGAGGTCGCTACGACACCGATTCCATACAACGTACTGAAGAACGTCAGATCGGACATTATCGACCGGCTTGACGAATGTCCAACCGAGTACTACGAGGACTATGACGTTGAGTTTCTCGACCAAACAGGCAAACACCACTGGTTTGAGGACCAAGCCATCGATGGGCTGACAACCATCCGGAAAGTCATCACCGAGTACCTTAGATCGGACCATGACTGGCAGCGAGGGCTGGAAGTCCGAGAAAGAAAGGCCATATCCGATCTCGGGCTTACTGACGAGGATCTCAACGAGCGAGTTAGCAGATGGCTCGTGCTCATGATTGCAAACACGGTGTTCGAAGTGTCGAACGCTGATCCGGGGGTGTCAAAGGCTCACAAATCGAAGCGGATGCGGGAGAAAATTGATAACGGTGAACACCCACCAGATGCCATAACTGAGTACAAGAAGCACCTCAAGAAGTCCGAAGCGCGTCTCATTGACCTGTGGAACGAAGTATATCGAACCAACGCGCCCGGTGGGACGGATGACCGGACCACCGTCGTGGTGAACGACGCTGAGAACTCAACGCTACACAGGTTCTCCAACGAGTGGGTCGAGTTGGAAGAGAACAACGCCCACCAAGCAACAACCGACATCAAGCTAGCTGACGCGCGTTCGTTCTCGTTCCCCAAATACAAGAACGGGGTGGACCTTGCGATAACCTCACCACCGTATATCAACGCGATGAACTACTTCAGGGGAACCAAACTGAGGATTTTCTGGATACACGATTTGATAGAGGAGATCACGAATCTGGACGCGACAAAGCTTCGGAAGTCCATCATCGGGACGAACTCGGTTTCCATCTCGGACGTCGACCGTGAACTCCCTGTCCTCCTCCGAGACGAATGGAAAGGTACCGAGGCCGAGTACGATGCGACGTCACTCCCGATGCTGGACACTCACATCGAGGAGATCCATGGGGGAGACCTGACTGAAGCGACCAGTCGGGCGTACACCACGTGGAAGTTCTTCGCGGAAGATATGCTGAAGAGTCTCACACGGGTGTATGAGCACCTGAAACCGGGTGGGTTGTTCTTCTTCATCGTTGGAGAGAACACGATCAGCGGTCGGCGGATTCAGAACCACCGGTTCATCGCTGATATTGCTCAGAATCTCGGCAAGTTCAAAACTCAGGACGGGCACCTTCAGGAAGACGAGGGGTACAATCTCGTTGAGATGGGGTGGGACAAGATCACGAATCGGGACCTGTTCCAGGGACGCAGCCATGGATACGGTGTGATTGAGCACGAATGGGTCGTCATTCTGCAAAAACCGGGTGAGTAA
- a CDS encoding DUF7344 domain-containing protein has translation MRKAMELLNRLRDHLEQEREETASTPISTDDAYAVLANERRRRIIEYLVTNDTGDPIEVRAIVAHLVELGEDRNAAYASALQSHCPKLAESQLVEYDGRSKAVLVLPSLHRLYDAHDAFTGELG, from the coding sequence ATGAGAAAAGCGATGGAACTCCTCAACCGCCTTCGAGACCACCTCGAACAGGAGCGAGAAGAAACTGCTAGCACCCCGATCAGTACCGACGACGCCTACGCAGTACTCGCGAACGAACGTCGCCGCAGAATCATCGAGTACCTCGTCACGAACGACACAGGCGACCCCATCGAAGTCAGGGCCATCGTCGCGCACCTCGTCGAACTCGGTGAGGACAGGAACGCGGCGTACGCGTCCGCGCTCCAGTCCCACTGCCCTAAACTCGCTGAAAGCCAACTCGTTGAGTACGACGGTAGGTCGAAGGCTGTGCTAGTGCTCCCGTCGTTGCATCGTCTCTACGACGCGCACGACGCGTTCACGGGTGAACTGGGCTAA
- a CDS encoding ATP-binding protein produces MSTDEDKPDDETQTDEENSIDTPDFAEDEEITRDVPIERKNTLQRIREDYDEPWKGSIREALQNGGDAFGRNKHYGVLPENAELFIEIRIDTERNTLTYEDNAGGMTRETLEDNLLGIDTPDEDKEAGGGAGAYGRGFYVVSMCGEGKTYVETRQGEEHHASTVTNIGKYSEPKTPENSKLPEGVQGTYIHVADVLDHDMEHLSTWEQIKQVLLGSFTFLLLRDDVTVEYTIDGETHQAEPPDLEKYLEEGQLIYKEKLPEFSAEGNSYQIHDLYVIRTDVMDEDPPWEGVAMLKGNKYLDHPFMAVKTYKPTGIPSLRRPPQMIGWCDASELCPELENNSHTSFRGNETDSGIKEVLMELHKEHFKKGRTTEERQQLATDITSSINELLTEYDDFDEYQVQDGTLTNAGGDDDDGPSEDTPTSPPTPSLLKCQVGKRKFDVGETVTLRTQVENPADSEHERFEIYDIKVASNDLGMNKSIPSRLVDVPKNEHDTFDIQAFRPTEEGIYSFSARIRGQPEVMEMDEEEPDELDHSRVTFYVGDVLPRSREKEKGDDGGGDEPTRISIVRETSFFPGDDESWKAVASERGDGGIDLTINVNRQEWLAATRITDDDNRRDQIQKRLGTEWGVEEVILHRNIDEIHDLLGDMMVDGENAAELLEEGLTRRAEILARMEAAITEQLGVEYES; encoded by the coding sequence ATGAGCACAGACGAAGACAAGCCTGACGACGAGACTCAGACAGACGAGGAGAATTCTATCGACACCCCCGACTTCGCGGAGGATGAGGAGATCACGCGCGACGTTCCGATCGAGCGCAAGAACACTCTTCAGCGTATCCGTGAGGACTATGACGAGCCGTGGAAGGGGTCGATCCGAGAAGCCCTCCAGAATGGCGGTGATGCGTTTGGTCGAAACAAGCACTACGGTGTGCTCCCGGAGAATGCCGAACTGTTCATCGAGATTCGAATCGATACCGAGCGGAACACCCTCACCTACGAGGACAACGCGGGTGGGATGACCCGTGAGACTCTGGAGGACAACCTCCTCGGTATCGACACTCCCGACGAGGACAAGGAGGCCGGAGGCGGTGCGGGTGCGTACGGGCGAGGATTCTACGTGGTCTCCATGTGCGGCGAGGGGAAGACCTACGTGGAGACCCGCCAGGGCGAAGAGCACCACGCCTCGACGGTCACAAACATCGGCAAGTACAGTGAGCCGAAGACGCCGGAGAATTCGAAGCTTCCAGAAGGAGTCCAAGGGACGTACATCCACGTCGCTGATGTCCTCGACCACGACATGGAGCACCTGAGCACCTGGGAGCAAATCAAGCAGGTCCTGCTGGGGAGCTTCACCTTCCTCCTGCTCCGAGACGACGTGACCGTTGAGTACACCATCGACGGCGAGACCCACCAGGCCGAGCCGCCGGACCTGGAAAAGTACCTTGAAGAGGGTCAGCTCATCTACAAGGAGAAGCTGCCCGAGTTCTCCGCGGAGGGGAACTCCTACCAGATCCATGACCTCTACGTCATCCGGACGGACGTGATGGATGAGGACCCGCCCTGGGAGGGCGTAGCGATGCTCAAGGGCAACAAGTACCTCGACCACCCGTTCATGGCGGTTAAGACGTACAAACCCACTGGCATCCCGTCCCTCCGCCGCCCACCGCAGATGATCGGGTGGTGTGACGCGAGCGAACTGTGCCCCGAACTGGAGAACAACTCGCACACGTCGTTCCGTGGGAACGAGACTGACAGCGGTATTAAGGAGGTCCTGATGGAACTCCACAAGGAGCACTTCAAGAAGGGCCGCACGACCGAGGAACGCCAGCAGCTCGCGACGGACATCACGTCGTCCATCAACGAACTGCTGACCGAGTACGACGACTTCGACGAGTACCAGGTCCAGGACGGGACGCTGACCAACGCTGGTGGTGATGACGATGATGGGCCAAGTGAAGATACGCCTACCAGTCCACCGACTCCGTCCCTACTGAAATGTCAGGTCGGGAAGCGGAAATTCGACGTCGGGGAGACCGTCACGCTCCGTACACAGGTCGAGAACCCGGCGGATTCGGAACATGAGCGGTTCGAGATCTACGATATCAAGGTCGCATCGAACGACCTTGGCATGAACAAGTCGATTCCGTCTCGACTCGTCGACGTTCCAAAGAACGAACACGACACGTTCGACATCCAGGCGTTTCGACCGACCGAGGAGGGCATTTACTCGTTCAGCGCGAGAATCCGGGGACAACCCGAGGTCATGGAGATGGATGAGGAGGAGCCCGATGAACTCGACCACTCTCGGGTCACCTTCTACGTCGGCGACGTGCTCCCGCGTTCGCGCGAGAAGGAGAAGGGCGACGACGGTGGTGGTGATGAACCGACTCGTATCTCCATCGTTCGCGAGACGTCGTTCTTCCCCGGCGACGACGAGAGCTGGAAGGCCGTCGCCAGCGAGCGAGGTGACGGCGGGATCGATCTCACCATCAACGTGAACCGTCAGGAGTGGCTCGCGGCGACCCGCATCACCGACGACGATAACCGTCGTGACCAAATTCAGAAGCGTCTCGGGACGGAGTGGGGCGTCGAGGAGGTCATCCTCCACCGCAACATCGACGAGATTCACGACCTCCTCGGAGACATGATGGTTGACGGTGAGAACGCCGCTGAATTACTCGAAGAGGGGCTCACTCGCCGTGCCGAGATTCTGGCACGGATGGAGGCTGCCATCACGGAGCAGCTCGGGGTGGAATATGAGTCTTAA
- the fer gene encoding ferredoxin Fer, translated as MPTVTYLNYEALDDQGWDLDDDDLFEKAADAGLDAEDYGEMEVNQGEYILEAAEAQGYDWPFSCRAGACANCASILKEGEIEMDMQQILSDEEVNDKNVRLTCIGSPVADEVKIVYNAKHLDYLQNRVI; from the coding sequence ATGCCCACGGTAACCTACCTCAACTACGAAGCTCTTGATGACCAAGGCTGGGACCTCGACGACGACGACCTCTTCGAGAAGGCTGCTGACGCCGGTCTCGACGCCGAAGACTACGGTGAGATGGAGGTCAACCAGGGCGAGTACATCCTGGAAGCCGCCGAGGCGCAGGGCTACGACTGGCCCTTCAGCTGCCGCGCAGGTGCCTGTGCGAACTGTGCTTCCATCCTGAAGGAAGGCGAAATCGAGATGGACATGCAGCAGATCCTCTCCGACGAGGAAGTCAACGACAAGAACGTCCGTCTCACCTGCATCGGTTCGCCAGTCGCTGACGAGGTCAAGATTGTTTACAACGCGAAGCACCTCGACTACCTGCAGAACCGCGTCATCTAG
- a CDS encoding tyrosine-type recombinase/integrase: protein MRTERNKDGSWNVWMTRGEYHHIPRNANNWMEEIALRLMGDCGLRVEETLHVTPGDISRKTDGRSYQLEVTKGKDTTGEYDGGKQRETWMTPELERLIYRYADDQDIEDDEPLIPRKKRTVQTWVEKAAERASDETGDTDYERVSSHDLRRCWAQHLLVEEGVSPRIVMALGGWSSYDAIEPYLTAPTEDNIIDSMNQVTL, encoded by the coding sequence ATGAGAACTGAGCGCAACAAAGACGGGTCCTGGAACGTCTGGATGACCCGCGGCGAATACCACCACATCCCCCGCAACGCCAACAACTGGATGGAAGAGATCGCTCTCCGACTGATGGGTGACTGTGGACTCCGCGTCGAAGAAACCCTCCACGTCACCCCCGGCGACATCTCCCGCAAGACAGACGGGCGCTCTTACCAACTGGAAGTGACGAAAGGAAAGGACACCACCGGCGAATACGATGGTGGGAAACAGCGCGAGACATGGATGACACCCGAACTCGAACGTCTCATCTACCGCTACGCTGACGACCAAGACATCGAGGACGACGAACCCTTGATCCCTCGCAAGAAGCGCACTGTACAGACCTGGGTCGAGAAGGCCGCGGAACGTGCATCCGACGAGACCGGTGACACAGACTACGAACGCGTGTCGAGCCACGACCTCCGGCGCTGCTGGGCTCAACATCTCCTCGTAGAGGAAGGCGTCTCTCCGCGCATCGTCATGGCTCTCGGCGGATGGTCCTCGTACGACGCCATCGAACCCTACCTGACAGCCCCCACAGAGGACAACATTATCGACTCGATGAACCAGGTCACATTGTGA
- a CDS encoding DNA primase family protein, whose amino-acid sequence MRKQPSIGDDVSEHEQEASTPTNNSGKKLVTDGSGWDSDVSFGDEDGDEDFTDEFAPDNSDSEIESETDDDTGGSALDSVDDPNEYKFDSDRESESESSEPDTQTESESESKTETPESEPESGPEQEPVPEQESDDTASTEADNEDLTGFADFMTGNEIEMVKLAENLQSVVSMWKSRDYDTGETQSKVAQFLDWQFSFAHPRENVDGMRPTLHVYNPDTGMYEPNGKEFVGEMLQEIIPDWLNKTRLGEIRAHLKRANYVSEDDIGGNKHEVLGTTKIVNWETGQARDFSPDDIFLTRVEMPWYGLDEEATEWEEFISDLVPESDVSTMFHFLAHAMVDAYPDEKGFVFANDGGGGKSTFFEATEGAIGDDNVSNETLRALSSTSDQYSEAELYGKRLNISPELPAERLSSMEMFKRLTGGDRISARFPYEGKFQFRNAATQAIVTNHIPDIAEDKDAIWRRLVLITFPNNFEDGEMADKRRSKADIMNELHSDDALAGLFARLVRHTMQATEEDGEWFPDIKPMWERREQLKKGADPMFSWAKACLVENSEGRVTLDEAQESFRRYANQEGLSPGIEARDKNEARQKFGTKLLGYKDFDIESDRKRINGKKTRVYEGVALSARGLESLTKDRPGEKILSSIESQARDEDDEPADSDESDLDAGKRCGAEVVVTSTINRLNDKNSSAAEYRAIIEHCKEHHKLSVEIVDAIGSLEERGAIVEDEDGVYRVVDDVDEDSGDDENDDGDSGAVSDEERRTVVCAVRDAQSHEYDSVQKSSVAGRLSRNGSDMNLKRLEAVLEDLDSDGYVVLGEGQAGFGETIALVDTAFDLLEGVDA is encoded by the coding sequence ATGCGTAAGCAGCCCTCTATCGGAGACGACGTCTCCGAGCACGAACAAGAAGCATCGACGCCAACCAACAACAGCGGTAAGAAACTCGTCACAGACGGCAGTGGCTGGGACAGCGACGTTTCCTTCGGTGACGAAGACGGGGATGAGGATTTCACTGACGAATTCGCTCCCGACAACTCCGATTCGGAAATTGAATCGGAGACAGATGACGATACTGGCGGTAGTGCTCTGGACTCGGTTGACGACCCGAACGAGTACAAGTTCGATTCCGACAGAGAGTCTGAGTCCGAGTCTTCGGAGCCCGATACCCAGACAGAGAGTGAATCAGAATCGAAGACCGAGACTCCCGAGTCGGAACCTGAGTCCGGGCCAGAACAAGAGCCGGTACCAGAGCAAGAGTCCGACGACACGGCATCCACCGAGGCCGACAACGAGGACCTGACTGGCTTTGCGGACTTCATGACGGGGAACGAGATTGAGATGGTGAAACTGGCAGAGAATCTGCAAAGCGTCGTGAGCATGTGGAAGAGCAGGGATTACGACACCGGCGAAACACAGTCAAAAGTGGCGCAGTTTCTGGATTGGCAGTTCTCGTTCGCTCACCCGCGAGAGAACGTTGATGGAATGCGCCCGACCCTCCACGTCTACAACCCAGACACCGGGATGTATGAACCGAACGGGAAGGAGTTCGTCGGCGAGATGCTCCAAGAGATCATCCCCGATTGGTTGAACAAGACTCGTCTGGGCGAAATTCGCGCTCACCTGAAGCGTGCGAACTACGTCAGCGAAGACGACATCGGTGGTAACAAACACGAGGTCCTCGGAACAACCAAAATCGTCAACTGGGAGACAGGACAAGCCCGCGACTTCAGCCCGGACGACATCTTCCTCACTCGCGTCGAGATGCCGTGGTACGGCCTTGACGAAGAGGCAACGGAGTGGGAGGAGTTCATCTCGGATCTCGTTCCCGAGAGTGATGTCTCGACGATGTTCCACTTCCTCGCTCACGCGATGGTCGATGCCTATCCGGACGAGAAGGGCTTCGTGTTCGCGAACGACGGTGGTGGTGGGAAATCGACGTTCTTCGAGGCGACCGAGGGAGCGATTGGTGACGACAACGTGTCGAACGAGACACTCCGAGCGCTGTCGTCCACATCAGATCAGTACTCGGAAGCGGAACTGTACGGGAAGCGTCTGAACATTTCACCGGAGCTGCCGGCTGAGCGGCTGAGCTCTATGGAGATGTTCAAGCGGCTCACAGGCGGTGACCGCATCAGTGCGCGGTTCCCCTATGAGGGGAAGTTCCAGTTCCGTAACGCTGCGACGCAGGCAATCGTAACGAACCACATCCCCGATATCGCCGAGGACAAGGACGCTATCTGGCGGCGCTTGGTGCTGATCACCTTCCCGAACAACTTCGAGGACGGTGAGATGGCCGACAAGCGCCGGTCCAAGGCGGACATCATGAACGAGCTGCACAGTGACGATGCTCTGGCTGGGCTGTTCGCACGGCTCGTTCGGCATACTATGCAGGCGACTGAGGAAGATGGTGAGTGGTTTCCGGACATCAAGCCGATGTGGGAGCGTCGTGAGCAGCTGAAGAAGGGCGCGGACCCGATGTTTTCGTGGGCGAAAGCTTGTCTCGTGGAGAACTCTGAGGGTCGCGTTACGCTGGACGAAGCGCAGGAATCGTTCCGTCGGTACGCCAACCAGGAAGGTCTTTCACCGGGTATCGAGGCGCGCGATAAAAACGAGGCACGTCAGAAATTCGGGACGAAGCTTCTGGGGTACAAGGACTTCGATATCGAGTCCGACCGGAAGCGCATTAACGGGAAGAAAACCCGGGTATATGAGGGCGTTGCCCTGTCGGCACGCGGCCTTGAGTCCCTGACGAAGGATCGTCCGGGTGAGAAGATCTTGTCGAGTATCGAGAGTCAGGCTCGGGACGAGGATGATGAGCCGGCTGATTCGGATGAGTCCGATTTGGACGCTGGGAAGCGTTGTGGCGCGGAGGTCGTCGTCACGAGTACCATCAATCGCCTGAACGACAAGAACTCGTCAGCAGCCGAATACAGAGCGATTATCGAGCACTGCAAGGAGCACCACAAACTGTCGGTCGAGATCGTCGATGCGATTGGTTCGCTCGAAGAGCGCGGTGCCATTGTCGAAGACGAGGATGGTGTCTATCGTGTTGTCGATGATGTCGACGAGGATTCTGGCGACGATGAGAACGACGATGGTGATAGTGGTGCGGTGTCGGACGAAGAACGCCGTACTGTTGTCTGTGCAGTCCGGGACGCACAGAGTCACGAGTACGACTCGGTGCAGAAGTCGAGTGTGGCCGGGCGCCTCTCTCGGAACGGGTCCGACATGAACCTCAAACGGCTCGAAGCAGTCCTCGAAGATCTCGATTCCGACGGTTATGTCGTGCTGGGCGAAGGCCAAGCTGGTTTCGGTGAGACGATTGCACTTGTCGATACAGCGTTTGATCTGCTTGAGGGGGTCGATGCCTGA
- a CDS encoding tyrosine-type recombinase/integrase has protein sequence MYDYFVSLDLVDSNPLDRWNDRKTEKWGMTKTTEQSKRLEDGERYAVDQADVREMEQHVGRNRVRDQLLIRLLWHTGMRRGEASEVSLEMLNRDAREIELPGSITKNSRERVVAWQPNLDGLMQKWLDGGYRDDYLGGEDHNHLFVGERGAPLSPEAINDIVIRAADNAGINRRLYADANAPEPEDGGAKEANRWLISSHNIRHGLGSYLVHETDAGLYEVSRYLGHRSVDVTESIYVEYNPRAGTDAAHDFGPE, from the coding sequence ATGTACGACTACTTCGTCTCCTTGGATTTGGTGGACTCGAACCCGCTGGACCGTTGGAATGACAGGAAGACGGAGAAATGGGGGATGACGAAGACGACAGAGCAGAGCAAGCGTCTCGAGGACGGTGAGCGTTACGCGGTTGACCAAGCCGACGTTCGGGAGATGGAACAGCACGTCGGTAGGAACCGCGTCAGGGACCAGCTACTGATTCGCTTGTTGTGGCATACGGGGATGCGGCGAGGGGAGGCGAGCGAGGTGTCGCTAGAAATGCTGAATAGAGATGCAAGGGAGATTGAACTACCGGGGTCAATTACGAAAAACAGTCGTGAACGAGTGGTAGCATGGCAACCGAACCTCGACGGGTTGATGCAGAAATGGCTGGACGGTGGATATCGAGACGACTACCTCGGTGGTGAAGACCACAACCACCTGTTTGTCGGTGAGCGCGGTGCGCCGTTGAGCCCAGAGGCGATCAACGATATCGTGATTCGGGCAGCGGATAACGCTGGAATCAACCGGCGATTATACGCTGACGCGAATGCGCCTGAACCGGAGGATGGTGGTGCAAAAGAAGCGAATCGGTGGCTCATCTCAAGCCACAACATTCGCCATGGGCTCGGGTCGTACCTCGTGCACGAGACGGATGCTGGGCTGTATGAGGTCTCTCGCTACCTCGGCCACCGATCAGTGGACGTGACAGAATCTATATATGTTGAGTACAATCCGAGAGCAGGAACGGACGCTGCACACGACTTTGGCCCCGAGTGA